In Citrobacter sp. RHB25-C09, the following proteins share a genomic window:
- the mobA gene encoding molybdenum cofactor guanylyltransferase MobA, with protein MNQDSAITGVVLAGGKARRMGGIDKGLLELNGKPLWKHVADTLLSQLDNVIVNANRHQEMYRAGGLKVIPDLMEDFPGPLAGMLSVFQQEEGDWFLFCPCDTPYIPPTLAARLAAERQQAHVVWVHDGERDHPTIALVNRSVQPLLQDYLQSGERRVMVFMTLAGGHAVDFSDCKEAFVNVNTLEELDKWQQTR; from the coding sequence GTGAATCAGGATAGTGCAATTACAGGGGTTGTGCTGGCTGGCGGTAAGGCCAGGCGAATGGGCGGCATTGATAAGGGACTGCTTGAGTTAAATGGGAAACCGCTGTGGAAACATGTCGCTGACACGCTTTTGTCGCAGCTCGATAACGTCATTGTGAATGCGAATCGCCACCAGGAAATGTATCGGGCGGGTGGGCTGAAAGTGATCCCGGATCTTATGGAAGATTTTCCCGGCCCGCTTGCGGGTATGCTTTCCGTTTTTCAACAGGAAGAAGGCGACTGGTTTTTGTTTTGCCCCTGCGATACGCCTTACATTCCCCCGACGCTTGCCGCACGATTAGCCGCCGAGCGTCAACAGGCGCATGTGGTATGGGTGCACGACGGAGAGCGAGACCACCCGACAATTGCGTTGGTTAACCGGTCGGTTCAGCCGCTGTTGCAGGATTATTTGCAGTCCGGCGAGCGTCGGGTAATGGTTTTTATGACTCTCGCCGGGGGGCATGCGGTTGATTTCAGCGATTGCAAAGAAGCGTTTGTGAATGTGAATACTCTTGAGGAACTCGATAAATGGCAGCAGACACGCTGA
- the mobB gene encoding molybdopterin-guanine dinucleotide biosynthesis protein MobB — protein sequence MIPLLAIAAWSGTGKTTLLKQLIPDLCASGVRPGLIKHTHHDMDVDKPGKDSYELRKAGAAQTLVASQQRWALMTETPEEPELNLAYLVSRMDAAKLDIVLVEGFKHEAVAKILLFRQGCGHSEEELILDEHVIAVASDIPLAVAVPVLDLNDVSQISAFILRWLEKAHSL from the coding sequence CTGATCCCTTTACTGGCTATTGCAGCATGGAGCGGAACGGGAAAAACAACGTTGCTCAAGCAGTTGATTCCGGATCTGTGTGCCAGTGGTGTTCGTCCGGGGCTTATCAAGCATACTCATCATGATATGGATGTAGATAAACCGGGAAAAGATAGCTACGAATTACGTAAGGCCGGGGCTGCACAAACATTGGTCGCCAGTCAGCAACGCTGGGCATTAATGACGGAAACTCCGGAAGAGCCCGAGTTGAATTTAGCGTATCTGGTCAGCAGGATGGATGCTGCAAAGCTAGATATAGTGCTTGTTGAAGGGTTTAAACACGAAGCAGTTGCGAAGATCTTACTTTTTCGTCAGGGATGTGGACACAGCGAGGAAGAATTAATTCTTGATGAGCATGTTATTGCGGTTGCCAGTGATATTCCACTTGCCGTAGCGGTACCCGTTTTGGATCTTAATGATGTATCGCAGATTTCTGCCTTCATTTTGCGATGGTTAGAGAAAGCACATTCCCTGTAG
- a CDS encoding acyltransferase — MANPLNSLFLTRLFASVTLLLSIIMTILVTIFCSVPIILAGVVKLLLPIPFVWRKVSLFCNFMMYCWCVGLALLLHLNPHLKWDVEGLEGLSKKNWYLLVCNHRSWADIVVLCVLFRKHIPMNKYFLKQQLAWVPFIGLACWALDMPFMKRYSRAYLLRHPERRGKDIETTRRSCEKFRVHPTTIVNFVEGSRFTTEKHQQTHSPFKHLLPPKAAGIAMALNVLGSQFDKLLNVTLCYPENDRTPFFDMLSGKLTRIVVRVDMQPISDELHGDYINDKEFKRRFQLWLNTLWGEKDILIEEIKTEHQNAGQ, encoded by the coding sequence ATGGCTAACCCTTTGAATAGTTTATTTTTGACGAGATTATTCGCGTCAGTGACCCTTTTACTGAGCATTATCATGACCATTCTGGTCACGATTTTTTGCTCAGTACCGATCATTCTTGCAGGCGTCGTTAAGCTCCTGCTGCCAATTCCTTTTGTCTGGCGCAAGGTTTCTTTGTTTTGTAATTTTATGATGTATTGCTGGTGCGTGGGGCTGGCGCTTTTGCTGCATCTCAATCCACATTTGAAATGGGATGTAGAAGGTCTTGAGGGGTTAAGCAAAAAAAACTGGTATCTGCTCGTTTGTAATCATCGCAGCTGGGCCGACATTGTTGTGCTTTGCGTTCTTTTTCGAAAGCATATTCCCATGAACAAATACTTCCTTAAGCAGCAACTGGCATGGGTACCGTTTATCGGCCTCGCCTGTTGGGCTCTGGATATGCCGTTTATGAAGCGTTATTCACGAGCTTATCTTTTGCGCCACCCGGAACGCCGCGGTAAGGATATTGAGACAACTCGCCGTTCCTGCGAAAAATTCCGTGTGCATCCGACAACCATCGTTAATTTCGTCGAAGGCTCACGCTTTACCACAGAGAAACATCAGCAAACCCATTCGCCGTTTAAACATTTGTTGCCGCCAAAAGCGGCTGGCATTGCAATGGCATTGAATGTTTTAGGATCGCAATTTGATAAGTTACTCAACGTAACCCTCTGTTATCCTGAAAATGATCGCACACCTTTCTTCGATATGCTGAGCGGAAAACTGACGCGCATTGTCGTACGGGTAGATATGCAGCCCATTAGCGACGAGCTTCACGGCGATTACATTAACGATAAAGAGTTTAAACGGCGCTTCCAGCTTTGGTTGAATACGCTCTGGGGCGAGAAAGACATACTAATTGAAGAGATTAAAACCGAACATCAAAACGCCGGTCAGTGA
- a CDS encoding IMPACT family protein, with protein MESWLIPASPVTAVEEIKKSRFITCLAHTDGVEAAKAFVESVKAAHPDARHHCVAWVAGAPDDSQQLGFSDDGEPAGTAGKPMLAQLMGSGIGEITAVVVRYYGGILLGTGGLVKAYGGGVSQALRQLTTQRKTPLTEYTLQCEYGQLAGVEALLGQHDGKIVASDYQAFVLLRVALPYAKVDEFTAKLADFSRGSLQLLAVEE; from the coding sequence ATGGAAAGTTGGTTAATCCCTGCGTCTCCCGTCACCGCCGTTGAGGAGATCAAAAAAAGCCGCTTCATTACCTGTCTTGCCCATACAGACGGTGTAGAGGCGGCGAAAGCGTTTGTGGAATCAGTGAAAGCGGCGCACCCGGATGCCCGCCACCATTGTGTGGCGTGGGTGGCGGGCGCGCCGGATGATTCGCAACAGTTAGGATTTTCCGACGATGGCGAACCTGCGGGGACGGCGGGTAAGCCTATGCTCGCCCAACTGATGGGGAGCGGTATTGGAGAGATCACCGCCGTCGTGGTGCGTTACTATGGCGGCATTCTTCTTGGTACGGGTGGGCTGGTGAAAGCCTATGGCGGTGGCGTCAGTCAGGCGTTACGCCAGTTAACGACACAGCGCAAGACGCCATTAACCGAATATACTTTGCAGTGTGAGTACGGCCAGTTGGCTGGCGTTGAGGCTCTGCTGGGACAACATGACGGTAAAATCGTCGCCAGTGATTATCAGGCGTTCGTTCTACTGCGGGTAGCGCTTCCTTATGCAAAAGTGGATGAATTTACCGCTAAGCTGGCAGATTTTAGCCGTGGTTCATTGCAATTGTTAGCCGTTGAAGAATAA
- a CDS encoding YihD family protein: MKCKRLNEVIELLQPAWQKEPELNLMQFLQKLAKESGFDGELTELSDDILIYHLKMRDSAKDAVIPGIQKDYEEDFKTALLRARGVIKE; encoded by the coding sequence ATGAAATGTAAACGCCTGAATGAAGTTATCGAACTCCTCCAGCCAGCCTGGCAAAAAGAGCCAGAACTTAACCTGATGCAATTTTTGCAGAAACTGGCGAAAGAGTCAGGTTTTGACGGCGAACTGACGGAATTAAGTGATGACATTCTGATCTACCACCTGAAAATGCGCGACTCCGCGAAAGATGCCGTTATTCCCGGTATTCAGAAAGACTACGAAGAAGATTTTAAAACGGCACTGCTTCGGGCACGTGGCGTAATTAAAGAGTAA
- the dsbA gene encoding thiol:disulfide interchange protein DsbA gives MKKIWLALAGMVLAFSASAAQFQDGKQYTTLEKPIAGEPQVLEFFSFYCPHCYQFEDVLHVSDNVKKKLPEGVKMTKYHVEFLGPLGKDMTQAWAVAMALGVEDKVTVPMFEAVQKNQTVQTVADIRKVFVDAGIKGEEYDAAWNSFVVKSLVAQQEKAAADLQLQGVPAMFVNGKYQINPQGMDTSSTDIFVQQYADTVKYLVGKK, from the coding sequence ATGAAAAAGATTTGGCTGGCGCTGGCTGGTATGGTTTTAGCTTTTAGCGCATCGGCAGCGCAGTTCCAGGATGGTAAGCAGTATACCACGCTGGAAAAGCCTATTGCCGGTGAACCGCAGGTGCTGGAGTTCTTCTCTTTCTATTGCCCACACTGTTACCAGTTTGAAGATGTGCTTCATGTTTCTGATAACGTGAAGAAAAAACTGCCGGAAGGCGTAAAAATGACTAAATACCACGTTGAGTTCCTGGGCCCACTGGGTAAGGATATGACTCAGGCGTGGGCTGTCGCAATGGCACTGGGTGTTGAAGATAAAGTAACCGTGCCTATGTTTGAGGCAGTGCAGAAAAACCAGACGGTACAGACCGTTGCAGATATTCGTAAAGTCTTCGTTGACGCGGGTATCAAGGGTGAAGAATACGATGCAGCATGGAACAGCTTCGTGGTGAAATCCCTGGTAGCACAGCAGGAAAAAGCCGCTGCGGATCTGCAGTTGCAGGGCGTTCCGGCGATGTTTGTTAATGGCAAATACCAGATCAATCCTCAGGGCATGGATACCAGCAGCACGGATATCTTTGTTCAGCAGTATGCCGATACAGTGAAATACCTGGTAGGTAAGAAATAA
- the pepQ gene encoding Xaa-Pro dipeptidase — protein MESLASLYKNHIVTLQERTRDALARFKLDALLIHSGELINVFLDDHPYPFKVNPQFKAWVPVTQVPNCWLLVDGVNKPKLWFYLPVDYWHNVEPLPTSFWTEEVDVIALPKADGIGSQLPAARGNIGYIGPVPERALQLDIAASNINPKGVIDYLHYYRSYKTDYELACMREAQKMAVSGHRAAEEAFRSEMSEFDINLAYLTATGHRDTDVPYSNIVALNEHASVLHYTKLDHQAPSEIRSFLLDAGAEYNGYAADLTRTWSAKSDNDYAQLVKDVNDEQLALIATMKAGMSYVDYHVQFHQRIAKLLRKHEIVTDMSEEAMVENDLTGPFMPHGIGHPLGLQVHDVAGFMQDDSGTHLAAPAKYPYLRCTRVLEPGMVLTIEPGIYFIESLLAPWREGQFSKHFNWQKIEALKPFGGIRIEDNVVVHGNHIENMTRDLKLA, from the coding sequence ATGGAATCGCTGGCCTCACTCTATAAAAATCATATTGTTACCCTGCAAGAGCGAACCCGTGACGCCCTGGCGCGTTTTAAACTGGACGCGCTGCTTATTCACTCCGGTGAGCTGATTAATGTCTTTCTTGACGATCATCCTTATCCATTCAAGGTTAATCCCCAGTTTAAGGCCTGGGTGCCTGTGACACAGGTACCAAATTGCTGGCTGCTGGTGGATGGGGTTAACAAACCGAAATTATGGTTCTATTTGCCTGTCGATTACTGGCATAACGTTGAGCCGCTGCCGACTTCTTTCTGGACAGAAGAAGTGGATGTGATTGCCCTGCCGAAAGCGGATGGAATTGGTAGCCAACTGCCTGCCGCACGCGGCAACATTGGCTATATTGGTCCGGTTCCGGAGCGTGCGCTACAACTGGATATCGCTGCCAGCAATATCAATCCGAAAGGGGTGATCGACTACCTGCATTATTATCGTTCGTACAAAACAGATTACGAGCTGGCGTGTATGCGCGAAGCGCAGAAAATGGCGGTGAGTGGCCATCGTGCGGCGGAAGAAGCATTCCGTTCTGAGATGAGCGAGTTTGATATCAACCTGGCCTACCTGACGGCGACCGGTCATCGTGATACCGATGTGCCTTACAGCAACATCGTTGCGCTCAATGAGCATGCTTCTGTACTTCACTATACAAAGCTTGATCATCAGGCACCGTCTGAAATCCGCAGCTTCCTGCTGGATGCGGGCGCTGAGTACAACGGCTACGCGGCAGACTTGACCCGGACCTGGTCAGCAAAAAGCGACAACGACTACGCACAGCTGGTGAAAGATGTTAATGACGAACAGCTGGCGCTGATCGCGACGATGAAAGCGGGGATGAGCTATGTGGATTATCACGTTCAATTCCATCAGCGTATTGCAAAGCTACTGCGTAAACACGAAATCGTCACCGACATGAGCGAAGAGGCGATGGTCGAAAACGATCTCACCGGACCGTTTATGCCGCACGGTATTGGGCATCCGCTGGGACTACAGGTGCATGATGTTGCTGGCTTTATGCAGGATGACAGCGGCACCCATCTTGCTGCGCCGGCAAAATATCCATACCTGCGTTGCACTCGCGTGCTGGAACCGGGAATGGTTCTGACTATCGAGCCCGGCATTTACTTCATCGAATCACTGTTAGCGCCATGGCGTGAAGGGCAGTTCAGTAAACACTTCAACTGGCAAAAAATTGAAGCCCTGAAGCCGTTCGGCGGCATTCGCATTGAAGATAATGTGGTCGTTCACGGCAATCATATTGAAAACATGACGCGGGATTTGAAACTGGCGTAA
- the fadB gene encoding fatty acid oxidation complex subunit alpha FadB, which translates to MLYKGDTLYLDWLEDGIAELVFDAPGSVNKLDTATVASLGQALDVLEKQKDLKGLLLRSNKAAFIVGADITEFLSLFLVPEEQLSQWLHFANSVFNRLEDLPVPTISAVNGYALGGGCECVLATDYRLATPDLRIGLPETKLGIMPGFGGSVRMPRMLGADSALEIIAAGKDVSAEQALKIGLVDGVVKAEKLIDGAKAILRQAINGDLDWKAKRQPKLEPLRLSKIEAAMSFTIAKGMVAQTAGKHYPAPITAVKTIEAAARFGREEALNLENKSFVPLAHTNEARALVGIFLNDQYVKGKAKQLTKNVETPKQAAVLGAGIMGGGIAYQSAWKGVPVIMKDINDKSLTLGMTEAAKLLNKQLERGKIDGLKLSGVISTIHPTLDYSGFDRVDVVVEAVVENPKVKKAVLAETEDKVRPDTVLASNTSTIPISELASVLKRPENFCGMHFFNPVHRMPLVEIIRGEKSSDETIAKVVAWASKMGKTPIVVNDCPGFFVNRVLFPYFAGFSQLLRDGADFRKVDKVMEKQFGWPMGPAYLLDVVGIDTAHHAQAVMAAGFPQRMQKDYRDAIDALFDANRFGQKNGLGFWRYKEDSKGKPKKEEDAAVDGLLAETSHAKRDFSEEEIIARMMIPMVNEVVRCLEEGIIASPAEADMALVYGLGFPPFHGGAFRWLDTLGSAKYLDMAQQYQHLGPLYEVPEGLRNKARHNEPYYPPVEPARPVGDLKTA; encoded by the coding sequence ATGCTTTACAAAGGCGACACCCTGTACCTTGACTGGCTGGAAGATGGCATCGCCGAACTGGTGTTCGATGCGCCAGGTTCGGTCAATAAACTCGACACTGCGACCGTCGCCAGCCTAGGCCAGGCGCTAGACGTACTGGAAAAACAGAAAGATTTAAAAGGGCTGCTGCTGCGTTCGAATAAAGCGGCCTTTATTGTCGGTGCGGATATCACCGAATTCCTCTCACTGTTTCTCGTTCCCGAAGAACAGTTAAGTCAGTGGCTGCATTTTGCCAATAGCGTCTTTAACCGTCTGGAAGATCTGCCGGTACCAACCATTTCTGCCGTCAACGGCTACGCGTTGGGCGGCGGCTGCGAATGCGTACTCGCCACCGACTACCGTCTGGCGACGCCGGACCTGCGTATCGGCCTGCCGGAAACAAAGCTGGGCATTATGCCGGGCTTTGGCGGTTCAGTTCGTATGCCACGAATGCTCGGTGCAGACAGTGCGCTGGAGATCATTGCCGCCGGTAAAGACGTGAGCGCCGAACAGGCGCTGAAAATCGGCCTGGTCGATGGCGTGGTAAAGGCCGAGAAGCTGATTGACGGCGCTAAGGCAATCTTGCGGCAGGCGATTAACGGCGATCTCGACTGGAAAGCGAAGCGTCAGCCGAAGCTGGAACCGCTGCGCTTAAGCAAAATCGAGGCCGCCATGAGTTTCACCATCGCCAAAGGCATGGTGGCACAAACCGCGGGTAAGCATTATCCGGCGCCGATTACCGCCGTGAAAACCATCGAAGCGGCCGCGCGTTTTGGTCGTGAAGAAGCGTTAAACCTGGAAAATAAAAGCTTCGTCCCGCTGGCGCATACCAATGAGGCTCGCGCGCTGGTCGGTATCTTCCTTAACGATCAATACGTGAAAGGCAAAGCCAAACAGCTGACCAAAAACGTTGAAACGCCAAAACAGGCGGCGGTGCTGGGTGCAGGCATTATGGGTGGCGGCATTGCCTATCAGTCGGCCTGGAAAGGCGTACCGGTGATCATGAAGGATATCAATGATAAATCCTTAACGCTGGGGATGACTGAAGCCGCCAAGCTGCTGAATAAACAGCTTGAGCGCGGCAAAATTGACGGTCTGAAGCTTTCCGGTGTGATCTCGACAATCCACCCGACGCTGGACTATAGCGGTTTCGACCGCGTGGATGTGGTTGTTGAAGCGGTCGTTGAGAACCCGAAAGTGAAAAAAGCGGTGCTGGCGGAAACTGAAGATAAAGTCCGTCCGGACACCGTTCTGGCATCGAATACCTCTACCATTCCCATCAGCGAGCTGGCGAGTGTGCTGAAGCGCCCGGAAAACTTCTGCGGCATGCACTTCTTTAACCCGGTTCACCGGATGCCGCTGGTTGAGATCATTCGCGGCGAGAAAAGCTCCGATGAAACCATCGCCAAAGTGGTGGCCTGGGCCAGCAAAATGGGCAAAACGCCGATCGTGGTTAACGACTGCCCAGGATTCTTTGTAAACCGCGTGCTGTTCCCTTACTTCGCCGGTTTCAGTCAGTTGCTGCGCGACGGTGCGGACTTCCGCAAGGTCGACAAAGTGATGGAAAAACAGTTTGGCTGGCCGATGGGCCCAGCATATCTGCTGGACGTTGTCGGCATCGACACCGCCCATCATGCCCAGGCGGTGATGGCGGCAGGCTTCCCGCAGCGTATGCAAAAAGATTACCGCGACGCGATCGATGCACTGTTTGATGCCAACCGCTTTGGCCAGAAAAACGGCCTCGGATTCTGGCGCTATAAAGAAGACAGCAAAGGCAAACCGAAGAAAGAAGAAGATGCTGCCGTCGATGGCCTGTTGGCTGAAACCAGCCACGCAAAACGCGACTTCAGCGAAGAAGAGATTATCGCCCGCATGATGATCCCGATGGTCAACGAAGTAGTACGCTGCCTGGAAGAAGGCATTATCGCCAGCCCGGCAGAAGCCGATATGGCGCTGGTTTACGGTCTGGGCTTCCCTCCGTTCCACGGCGGTGCGTTCCGCTGGCTGGATACGCTCGGAAGTGCAAAATATCTCGACATGGCACAGCAGTATCAACACCTCGGCCCACTGTATGAAGTGCCGGAAGGTCTGCGCAATAAAGCGCGTCATAACGAACCGTATTATCCCCCGGTTGAGCCTGCCCGTCCGGTTGGCGACCTGAAAACGGCTTAA
- the trkH gene encoding Trk system potassium transporter TrkH encodes MHFRAITRIVGLLVILFSGTMILPGLVALLYRDGAGRAFTQTFFVALAIGSMLWWPNRREKGELKSREGFLIVVLFWTVLGSVGALPFIFSESPNLTITDAFFESFSGLTTTGATTLVGLDSLPHAILFYRQMLQWFGGMGIIVLAVAILPILGVGGMQLYRAEMPGPLKDNKMRPRIAETAKTLWLIYVLLTVACALALWFAGMPAFDAIGHSFATIAIGGFSTHDASVGFFDSPTINTIIAIFLLISGCNYGLHFSLLSGRSLKVYWRDPEFRMFIGVQLTLVVICTLVLWFHDIYNSALTTLNQAFFQVVSMATTAGFTTDSIARWPLFLPVLLLCSAFIGGCAGSTGGGLKVIRILLLFKQGNRELKRLVHPNAVYSIKLGNRALPERILEAVWGFFSAYALVFIVSMLAIIATGVDDFSAFASVVATLNNLGPGLGVVADNFASMNPVAKWILIANMLFGRLEVFTLLVLFTPTFWRE; translated from the coding sequence ATGCATTTTCGCGCCATTACCCGAATCGTTGGACTGCTGGTCATCTTATTTTCGGGAACAATGATCCTCCCTGGGTTAGTAGCGCTACTCTACCGTGATGGGGCGGGGCGTGCATTCACACAAACCTTTTTTGTCGCGCTAGCAATCGGTTCTATGCTGTGGTGGCCGAACCGTCGCGAGAAGGGCGAGCTGAAATCCCGTGAAGGGTTTTTGATTGTGGTGCTGTTCTGGACCGTGCTGGGTAGCGTGGGTGCGCTACCGTTTATTTTCTCCGAAAGCCCGAACCTGACGATTACCGATGCGTTCTTTGAGTCGTTCTCCGGCTTGACCACCACTGGTGCAACCACGCTGGTGGGACTGGACTCCTTACCACACGCTATTCTCTTTTATCGTCAAATGCTGCAATGGTTTGGCGGTATGGGGATCATTGTGCTGGCGGTAGCAATTCTGCCAATTCTTGGGGTCGGTGGGATGCAGCTCTATCGCGCTGAAATGCCCGGGCCACTGAAAGATAACAAGATGCGCCCGCGAATTGCGGAGACAGCGAAAACACTGTGGCTGATCTACGTTCTGCTGACGGTTGCCTGTGCGCTCGCGCTGTGGTTCGCCGGGATGCCTGCGTTTGACGCTATTGGACACAGCTTTGCCACTATCGCAATTGGCGGCTTCTCGACCCACGATGCCAGCGTCGGCTTTTTCGACAGCCCGACGATTAACACGATTATCGCTATCTTCCTTTTAATCTCCGGTTGTAACTACGGCCTGCACTTCTCTTTATTGAGTGGGCGTAGTCTGAAGGTCTACTGGCGTGACCCGGAGTTCCGCATGTTCATTGGCGTTCAGTTAACGCTGGTGGTCATTTGTACCCTCGTGCTGTGGTTCCATGATATTTACAACTCCGCGCTCACGACGCTCAATCAGGCCTTTTTCCAGGTGGTGTCGATGGCAACCACTGCCGGGTTTACAACGGACAGTATTGCGCGCTGGCCGCTGTTCCTGCCGGTGCTGCTACTCTGCTCTGCGTTTATCGGCGGCTGTGCCGGCTCAACGGGCGGGGGGCTGAAGGTTATTCGTATCCTTTTACTGTTCAAACAGGGCAATCGTGAATTAAAGCGTCTGGTGCACCCGAATGCGGTTTACAGCATCAAACTGGGGAATCGGGCACTACCGGAACGCATCCTCGAAGCAGTTTGGGGTTTTTTCTCGGCGTATGCTCTGGTATTTATTGTCAGTATGCTTGCTATTATCGCGACCGGTGTGGATGACTTTTCCGCATTTGCTTCCGTCGTGGCGACGCTAAACAACCTTGGGCCCGGACTGGGTGTTGTAGCCGACAACTTCGCCAGCATGAATCCCGTGGCGAAATGGATCCTGATTGCCAATATGTTATTCGGTCGTCTGGAAGTCTTCACTCTGTTGGTACTTTTTACCCCGACATTCTGGCGTGAATAA
- a CDS encoding serine/threonine protein kinase: MNDNAFTFQTLHPDTIMDALFEQGIRVDSGLTPLNSYENRVYQFQDEDRQRFVVKFYRPERWSVDQILEEHQFAIELLENEVPVAAPLAFNGQTLLAHQGFHYAIFPSVGGRQFESDNIDQMEAVGRYLGRIHLKGREHLFSYRPTIGLDEYLIEPRKLFENAKLIPSGQKVAFLKATDALIAAVTDKWHTKFDMLRLHGDCHAGNILWRDGPLFVDLDDSRNGPAIQDLWMLLNGDKAERRMQLETIIEAYEEVNEFNTDEIGLIEPLRAMRLVYYLAWLIRRWDDPAFPKNFPWLTGEDYWHRQTATFIEQAKILQEPPLQLTPMY; encoded by the coding sequence ATGAACGACAACGCTTTTACTTTCCAGACACTACACCCGGATACCATCATGGATGCGCTGTTTGAGCAGGGGATCCGGGTGGATTCCGGTCTTACCCCGCTTAATAGCTATGAAAACCGTGTCTATCAATTCCAGGACGAAGACCGTCAGCGTTTTGTCGTCAAATTCTACCGCCCTGAACGTTGGTCTGTTGATCAAATACTGGAAGAACATCAGTTTGCCATTGAATTGCTTGAAAATGAGGTCCCGGTTGCTGCCCCTTTAGCTTTCAACGGACAAACATTGCTGGCGCATCAGGGGTTCCACTACGCCATTTTCCCAAGCGTAGGGGGCAGACAGTTTGAGTCTGACAACATAGACCAAATGGAAGCGGTAGGCCGCTATCTGGGGCGTATACACCTTAAAGGGCGTGAACACCTCTTTTCATACCGGCCAACCATAGGGCTGGATGAATATCTTATTGAACCGCGGAAGTTATTTGAGAACGCTAAACTCATTCCGTCAGGGCAGAAAGTTGCCTTTCTGAAAGCGACAGATGCCCTGATCGCGGCAGTGACGGATAAATGGCATACCAAATTTGATATGCTTCGTCTGCACGGCGACTGCCATGCTGGAAATATTCTCTGGCGTGATGGCCCGCTGTTTGTCGACTTAGATGATTCACGCAATGGCCCTGCAATTCAGGATCTGTGGATGCTTCTTAATGGAGACAAAGCGGAGCGCCGTATGCAGCTTGAAACGATTATTGAAGCGTATGAAGAAGTTAATGAATTTAATACGGATGAAATCGGACTGATTGAACCTTTACGTGCCATGCGTTTGGTTTATTATCTAGCCTGGCTGATCCGTCGTTGGGACGATCCCGCGTTTCCCAAAAACTTCCCGTGGCTGACCGGAGAAGATTACTGGCATCGCCAGACCGCAACATTTATTGAGCAGGCAAAAATTCTGCAGGAACCCCCGTTACAACTGACACCTATGTATTAA
- the hemG gene encoding menaquinone-dependent protoporphyrinogen IX dehydrogenase has translation MKTLILFSTRDGQTHEIASYLASELKELGVLADVMDLHHTEEPDWERYDRVVIGASIRYGHYHSAFQAFVKKHATRLNGMPSAFFSVNLVARKPEKRTPQTNSYARKFLMHSQWRPDRCAVIAGALRYPRYRWYDRIMIKLIMKMSGGETDTNKEVIYTDWEQVASFARDIAQLTSKSTVK, from the coding sequence GTGAAAACACTGATTCTTTTCTCAACCCGGGATGGACAAACCCACGAAATAGCCTCGTATCTGGCTTCTGAGCTCAAAGAGCTTGGGGTTTTGGCGGATGTGATGGATTTGCATCACACCGAGGAACCGGACTGGGAACGCTACGACCGGGTGGTGATCGGCGCGTCAATTCGCTACGGTCACTACCATTCGGCTTTCCAGGCGTTTGTGAAAAAGCATGCTACTCGCCTGAACGGTATGCCGAGTGCATTTTTCTCGGTCAACCTGGTTGCGCGGAAACCAGAAAAGCGGACGCCGCAGACCAACAGCTACGCGCGCAAGTTTTTAATGCATTCACAATGGCGGCCTGACCGTTGTGCAGTCATTGCCGGTGCGCTGCGTTATCCTCGCTATCGCTGGTATGACCGCATCATGATAAAACTCATTATGAAGATGTCGGGTGGCGAAACGGATACGAATAAAGAAGTGATTTATACCGACTGGGAGCAGGTCGCGAGTTTTGCCCGTGATATTGCTCAACTAACCAGCAAATCGACGGTAAAATAG